Part of the Flavobacterium alkalisoli genome is shown below.
ATACGTTAACAGCCTCTTCGTCGCCTGCAAGTTTGTTGTTACGACCTCTTAGAACAACCTCTTCGTTACCTCCGTAAGCTTTAGTAGGGCTTTCAAGGTAAGTTTCAGTGTCAAAGTTGTTTTCGGCAGTTACGTCAAGAATTTTTGCATCTCTCTTAAGGAAACCTTCTTTTTCAAGAATAGCCTCATTAACACGGTTTGTTCTCCAGTCACAAAACTCAACTGCCTGAATCCAGTTAACACCTACTACAGGGTAGTTAGCGTAAGCCGGGTGTCTAAGGTAGTTGTTAGTCATGGTTTCGTTATAGCCAAGAGCACTTCTCCATACTAATGTATCAGGTAGAGCACCTACATAAATGTTTTTGTAGTTCTCTTCTGTTGGTGGGTAAACTTTCTTCAACCAGTCAAGGTACTCCATGTACATAACATTAGTAACCTCGGTTTCGTCCATATAAAAAGATTGAACATGCTGTTGGTTTGGAGTGTTATTCCAATCATGCATTACATCATCCTGAACTCTACCCATGGTAAAAGTTCCTCCTTCAACCTCTACAAGTCCGGGAGCTGGCTCCTGTTGTTTGTAGTTAGAGTTGTGTTGGAAACCACCCTTTTTGTCATTGATTTTCCAACCAGTCGCAGAGGAAGTATTACTACCACCTTTCTTGCTACAACCGGTAAAACCAACTGCTACTGCAACTGCAAGTAGCAATTTAAAAGCTGTAATCTTGTTAATCTTCATACTTTTTGCAGGTAATTAATTTCGTGGCGCAATATAATAATTAACCATTAAACCGCAACACGTTTTTAAAATTTTTAATAAAATTCCAAAATTATGTTAATAGTGTCTTTAAATAACGCATGAATTGAAGTAATATTGCAATCCTGATAAATAAAAAAAATCTTTTTATTGCCGTAATATATTTTTACTATTTACGTTGTCACAATTGATGAAAAATAGAATACTCCTTATAATGCTGTTTTTTTCTTTGCTGTCTTATGCTCAGCAGGGTACTGTAAATATTACCTGGAAAGACAATGCAAAGTTTCCTTTAAATGAGGGTAATTCAGTAAAAATTCCGCAGTTTGACTATTCTAATATGGAGTATAGGGACGATTCGTCTGAGCTTTTTTTCAGACAAAGATTTCCTGTTTCCGGAAGAGTAAATCCTGCTTCTTTTCAGGTTACTAATATAGTTTATGAGAGTATTTCGGCCGATTTACTGGGAGAGCTTTCTGTAAATAAGATCCCGACTTCCATCAATCAGAAGCTTGAAAGTGCCCATGCCCGTAATAAATGGTATGCAGAAATAAGGTTTTCTCCTATTATAAAAGACGGTTCGGGCTATAAAAGGGTTAAGTCATTTTCTTACTCCTATTATATAGGTGGCGGAGCATTTAATTTTAAGGATACCCAAATTATAACCAATTCGGTTTTGGCTTCCGGAGAATGGCGCAGGTTTTATGTGCAAAAATCGGGTGTGTACAGGATATCAAAAAGTTTCCTTCAGCAAATAGGAGTTAATGTAAATGTAGATCCGCGAAAGATTAAGATATATGGTAACGGCGGCCGCATGGCTCCGTTAAACAATAGTATTGCTTATCCTGATGACCTGGCTGAAAACGCCATACTGTTTGTAGGAGAAGAGGATGGTAATTTTGGTGATGGCGATTATATACTTTTCTATGCTGAAGGTGTTGATAACTGGAATGCTGAAAGTGGTACCAATAAAAATCTATTTGCTGATAAAGCATATTATTATGTGACTTCCTCCGGGACAGATGGTAAAAGGATTAATGATGTGGTCCAGCCAACAGGCCCTGCAACGGTAACGGTAACTTCTTTTGATGATTATTATTTTCACGAAGAGGACTTGGTAAGTGTTGCCAGGCTGGGAAGAAAATGGCATGGCGAGCAGTTTAATGTTAATAATAGCCAGGATTTTGAGTTTTTTGTTCCGGATATCGATTTGACTTCGCCTGTAACTATTAACGTAAGTGCTGCTGCTACTTCGGTAACTTCCACTACAATGGGAGTTAAGGCAAACGGGCAAAATGTAGGGACTGTTACTTTTAGTTCGTCGAGTGGTAGTAATGTAGCCAGAGAGGGGATGAACTCCAATCAGGGTTTTATTGGGACTTTTACTCCTGCAGGAGGTACAATTACTGTAAATCTTACTTATAATAATAATGGTGTTCCCGGGTCTAATGCCTGGTTGGATTATATTATTATAAAGCCTAAGCGTTTTTTAAAAGGTAACGGAAAGCAATTCAGATTTCAGTATGATGCAGCCGGTGGTAATACCGGTGTTTTGGAATATCAGTTAACAAATGCATCGGGTATAAATGCAGTTTGGGATATTACTGATATATATAATGCAAGGAAAGTGACTAACGAATCTAATCAGGGTCAGTTTTCTTTCAAGGCTCAGGCCGGGGAGGTGAGAAAATATATCACAGTCGTTCCTTCTGATTATTATTCTCCTTTAAGAGATAGTCAAACGGCTGTTGCTAATCAAAATATAAAAGGGACTATTTTTAATAATTCTCAAGGACAGTTTCAAGATGTAGATTATCTTATAGTTACGCCTGCCTATCTTAATTCGGAGGCAGAAAGGCTGGCTAATATCCACAGGACAAGTTCCGGTTTGAATGTAAAGGTTGTTAATCTTGAAAATATCTATCAGGAGTTTTCTTCTGGTAAACAGGATATAGCAGCGATAAGAAATCTGGTTAGGTATATATATTTTAATGCCTCTTCAGATGATAAACGAATAAAGTATGTTTGCCTTTTTGGTGATGCCTCTTTTGATTATAAAAACAGGATACCTAATAATACGAATATAGTTCCTACTTTCCATGCTTATGGAGGCAGTATTGCTAATTATAATACTGCAACTACATTTGTTTCGGATGAATTTTTCGGACTAATGGATGCTAATGAAGGGCCTATTGTTAATAATGCTGAATCTGCCGATGTGGCAATAGGGCGTATGTTGGTGACCGACGCTACTGATGCCAGGGAAATGGTAGATAAAGTCGCAGCTTATCTGCACGAAGAGTCTTATGGAAGGTGGAGAAATGAGTATATTCTTCTGGCTGATGATCCTGATGCGGAGGTCTCTAATTTTGTGCCGGAGATGGAGGAAGTGTATGATATGGTGGTGGCTAATAAACCTTTTATTAATGTAAGAAAAATATATTCTGATGCTTATGTTCAGGAATCTTCTTCCGGAGGGTTCAGGTATCCTAAGGCTAAGCAGCAAATAATAAGGAGTATAAATTACGGTTCGCTTATCGTAAATTATCTTGGCCACGGAGGAGAAGACGGTATGGCAGCTGAAAGGATTTTTGAGAAAACAGATGCGCAGGAACTTAATAATGAAAATAAGTATCCGTTATTTATTACTGTAACGTGTGAGCTTACCCGTTTTGATAATCCATACAGAGAAACCTGTGGAGAATACCTTTACTGGAATCCAAAAGGAGGTGCGATTGGGTTAATTACTACTACCAGGTCTATTTTTGTAAGTGCTGCATTTGGTTTCAATACAGCCTTGCCAGAGTATCTGTTTGCTTTTGATGGCGGAGAATATCCGTCTATGGCCGAAGCAATGAGGATGGCTAAAGTGGCTCAGGGTAATTCTAATTTAAGGGTTGTTTCTTTTATTGGTGATCCGGCTCTTGTAGTTGCTATACCAAAACCTAAAATTGTACTTACTGAGATTAATGATGTGCCTGTTAGCGGAGCGCCTGAAGCGCTTAAAGCATTATCTTTTGTGAAGCTTGAAGGTCAGGTTACAGATGAGGCAGGTAATTTGTTAAGTAATTATAGCGGAGAACTTGCTGCTACCGTTTTTGATAAGCCTATTGATATGCCACTTTTAGAGAATGATGGTATAGCTAATGGAGATGCTACCGATTTTAAGGTTTTAGGTGAGGCTATCTTTAGAGGGAATGCTACTGTTGCAGGTGGTAAGTTTGAATTCAATTTTGTTGTGCCTCGTGATATACGTATTCCTGTAGGTAACGGCAGGGTGAGTTTTTATTCAAAACGTAATAATGTACTGGAAGACCATACAGGGTTTGATAGTGATATTATGATAGGAGGGATTAACGAAAATGCAGAGGAGGATGTTACCGGGCCTACCGTAAGGCTTTATATGAATGATGAGAGTTTTATCTCAGGAGGGATAACTAATGATTCACCTATATTTTTAGCGTTTCTTCAGGATGAGCATGGTATTAATACCGCAAGTGGCATAGGTCATGATATAGTTGCTATTCTTGATGGAGATGAAACAAAGCCATTTGTGCTTAATGATTATTATGAAACTGATGTAGATGATTATATGAAAGGTAGTCTTAAATATCCTTTCAGTGATTTGGAGCCCGGGCTTCATACAATCACCTTCAAAGCATGGGATGTTTATAATAATCTTGTCACTGCCGAAATACAGTTTGTAGTGGTAGGTGACGAGGAGATGAGACTGGAGAAGGTGTTAAATTATCCTAATCCGTTTGTTAGTTATACTGAATTCTGGTTTACCCATAACAGGCCTTTTGAACCGCTTGATGTACAGGTGCAGATTTTTACCGTAAGTGGTAAGGTTGTAAAAACTATTAACCAGTCGGTTACTACCGAAGGTTTTTTATGCCGAGACATCAAATGGGACGGAAGAGACGACTTTGGCGACAGGATTGGTAAAGGAGTGTATGTTTATAAATTGACAGTACGTTCAGCATCAACAGGTAAAAAAGCTGAAAAGTACGAGAAACTTGTATTGCTATAAGAAAATACTATATTTGTTACCTTAAAATTTTCAAGATAAAAATGAAGAAAATAATTTTATTTGCCATTATCCTTTTAGGAGTGCAGATGGCAAAGGCTCAAACTCAAACACAAACAGAAAGAGTAATTACCACAGGAGTTCCTTTTTTACTGATAGCGGCAGATGCAAGAGCGGCGGGTATGGCCGATAACGGCGTTGCTACTTCAACAGATGTTTTCTCTCAGCAATGGAACCCGGCAAAATATGCTTTTGCGCTTAAAGAATATGGAGGGTCTGTAAGTTATACTCCATACCTTACGGATATTGCAAATGATATCTCATTAGCTCAGTTAACATTTTATGACAGGATTAACGACAGGAGTGCTTTTGGTGCCAGTCTTCGTTATTTTGGTTTAGGTGATATCGAGTTAAGGCAAAACCCAGATGAGGAGCCTGTAGTGAGAAGTCCTAACGAACTTGCTTTAGACCTTTCTTATTCACTTAAATTAAGTGAGCGTTTTTCAATGGCTGTTGCAGGACGTTTTATCAGCTCTAATTTAAGAATACCTGAAACTGCAGGTGGTGGTGATGCAAGTGCGGCAACTACTTTTGCTTTTGATGTGGCTGGTTTCTATCAGTCGGAAGAAATACCTTATTCTGATTTTGACGGTAGATGGAGACTTGGATTCAACTTCCAGAACATGGGTCCTAAGATTAACTACAACAACGACGATAATGAAGAAAATGCAAACTTCCTGCCTGCTAACATGAGATTAGGTGGAGGTTTTGATTTCATTTTTGACGAATACAATAAAATAGGTGTTAACCTGGAGCTTACTAAGCTAATGGTACCTACGCCTCCGGCTTATGTCCTTGAGGATTTTGACGGAAACGGTACTGTAGATGCGTCAGACAGAGCTGTTGCAGACACGAACTATTCTCAGGATCTTCAGGATTACAGAAAAATAGGCTGGGTGTCAGGTATGTTTAAGTCATTTGGTGATGCGCCGGACGGATTTAGCGAAGAGCTTAAAGAAATTACTTATTCGGTAGGGGCAGAATATAGCTATCAGGATGCTTTTATGTTTAGGTTAGGTTATTTTAATGAAAGCGAAATGAAAGGTGCCCGTAAGTTTTTCTCTTTAGGTGCCGGTTTCAGATACACAGCTGTTAAGGTCGATGTTTCTTATTTATTCTCCGCTTCGCAGGTAAGAAACCCGCTTGAAAATACACTTCGTTTTTCACTTTCATTCAATTTTGGAGACGATTATGACGAATATTAGTAGTTGGAAATACAATATTTAAAAGGGATTTGATAAAAATCCCTTTTTTATTTTTTGTATGTGGAAAAAAGGGTAAAATACTTTGATTTATTTTTTTAGTTATTAAAGGGAAGTCTTATTTTTGCAGTTCGCAAATTTGTGTGAGGAAACTTTTTGCGTCTAAATCAGATTTTTAAAGAACATATTAGCAACATCTATTAGGAAATGAAAGAAATTACAAAAGAAGTTTATCTGAAATGGTATGAAGACATGCAGTTTTGGAGAAAGTTTGAAGACAAGCTGGCTGCTTTATATATCCAGCAGAAAGTTAGAGGTTTCCTTCACTTATATAACGGGCAGGAAGCAGTTCTTGCCGGTGCTCTTCATGCAATGGACCTGTCTAAAGACAAAATGATTACGGCTTACCGTAACCACGTTCAGCCAATTGGTATGGGAGTAGACCCAAGAAAAGTAATGGCAGAACTTTTAGGTAAAGGTACAGGTACTTCAAAAGGTCTTGGAGGATCTATGCACATTTTCTCTAAAGAACACGGTTTTTATGGTGGTCACGGTATTGTAGGAGCGCAGATTCCTGTAGGTGCCGGTATCGCGTTTGCAGATAAATATTTTGAAACAGGTGGTGTAACCCTTACTTATTTTGGTGACGGAGCTGCACGTCAGGGATCACTTCACGAAGCATTTAACATGGCTATGCTGTGGAAACTTCCTGTAGTGTTTATTGTTGAGAATAATGGTTATGCAATGGGTACTTCTGTAGAGAGGACTGCTAACCACACAGATATATGGAAACTTGGTCTTGGTTATGAAATGCCTTGCGGACCGGTTGACGGTATGAACCCTGTGAAAGTAGCCGAAGCTATGCATGAAGCTATGGAAAGAGCAAGAAGAGGCGATGGTCCTACTTTCCTTGAAATGAAAACGTACCGTTACAGAGGTCACTCAATGAGTGATGCTCAGCACTACAGAACCAAAGAAGAAGTTGAGGAGTACAAAAAAATTGACCCTATCACTCAGGTTCTTGATATCATCAAAGAAAATAACTATGCTACAGATGCAGAAATTGAAGCTATTGATGAAAGAGTAAAAGATCTTGTTGCGGAGTGTGAGAAATTTGCAGAAGAGTCTCCGTACCCGGATTTAAGCGTTATGTATGACGTTGTTTACGAACAGGAAAACTATCCTTTTTTACCACATAAATTACAATAAAAATGGCAGAAATTATTACAATGCCACGATTAAGTGATACTATGACCGAAGGGGTTGTTGCTACGTGGCTTAAAAAAGTTGGAGATAAAATACAGGAAGGGGATATACTTGCTGAAATAGAGACAGACAAAGCTACTATGGAGTTTGAGTCTTTCTATGCAGGTACTCTTTTACATATAGGAATACAGGAAGGGGAGTCGGCTCCGGTTGATTCACTTCTTGCAATTATCGGTAAAGAAGGTGAAGATATTTCCGGCCTTCTAAGCGGTAATGCTGCCCCTGCTGCTAAAGCAGAAGAGAAAAAAGAAGAAGCGGCTCCAAAAGCTGAGGAGAAAAAAGCTCCTGCTGCAGAGTTACCTAAAGATGTTAAGGTAGTTACTATGCCTCGTCTTAGTGATACTATGACAGATGGTACTGTTGCTACATGGCTTAAAAAAGTTGGTGATAAAGTAGAGGAAGGCGATATCCTTGCTGAAATTGAAACTGACAAAGCTACTATGGAGTTTGAATCTTTCAATGCAGGTACACTTTTATATATCGGTGTTCAGGAAGGTCAGTCTGCTCCGGTAGACAGTATTCTTGCAATAATTGGCCCTGCGGGAACTGATGTTAGCGGTATTGCCGAGAACTTTCAGGCCGGAGGTGCAGCTGCAACTGAAACAAAAGAAGAAGCTAAGCCGGCTGAATCTAAAGCAGAAACTGCTGAAGCTCCTAAGGCTGAAGCTGTAAATAACGACGGAGGCAGAGTATTTGTTTCTCCTCTTGCCCGTAAAATAGCAGAAGAAAAAGGAATTAACCTTAATCAGGTTAAGGGTACAGGAGAAAACGGAAGAATCGTTAAGAAAGACGTTGAAGGCTTTACTCCTGGTGCTGCGGCACAACCTACTCAAGCTGCTCCGGCTCCGGCTGCACAGGCAGCACCTGCTGCTCAGCCATTTATTCCTGCTGGTGAGGTAAGCAAAGAAGAGGTTAAAAATAACCAGATGCGTAAAACTATTGCGCGTCGTCTTGCTGAATCTAAATTCACTGCGCCGGAATACAGCCTTACTATTGAGCTTGACATGGATAATGCTATTGCAAGCCGTGGTGTTATAAACGCTGTGCCTGATACTAAAGTATCGTTTAACGATATGGTTATCAAAGCATCTGCAATGGCGATTCGCAAACACCCACAAATCAATACACAGTGGAAAGATGATGTAACGGTATACAATAAGCACATCAGTATTGGTGTGGCTGTTGCTGTAGAAGACGGACTTGTAGTTCCGGTACTTCCTTTTACAGATCTTATGAGTCTTTCTCAAATAGGTAATAACGTAAAAGACCTTGCAGGTAAAGCAAGAAACAAAAAACTTACTCCTGCAGAAATGGAAGGAAGTACGTTTACCGTTTCTAACTTAGGTATGTTTGGTATTCAGGAATTTACTTCTATCATCAACCAACCTAATTCAGCAATTCTTTCGGTAGGTGCTATCGTTCAGAAGCCTGTTGTTAAAAATGGTCAGATAGTAGTGGGTAATACTATGACAGTAACCCTTACTTGCGATCACCGTACTATTGATGGTGCTACGGGAGCTCAGTTCCTTCAAACACTTAGACAGTATATTGAAAACCCTGTTACAATGCTGGCATAAGCCTTATTGTAATTTAAAATAATAAATCCGTTCTGATTTCAGGACGGATTTTTTTTGGGAATATCCGTAAAGCAATAACTATTAGGTGCAGCGGTTGATTTTTACTATTTTAGCAATACAAAACAAAAAACAATGAAAAGAATATCATTCTTTTTCTTTTCGGTACTATTAACCTTAGTTGTTGGCTGTGCCGGTTCTCATACAAAAAAAGAAAATGGTTATAAGGTAAGCGAAGAAAGTATCGCTACTACACTTAAATTTTTAACTTCTGATGAGCTTAAAGGCCGCGACCCGGGTACAGAAGGTATTGAAGAAGCTGCTAAATACCTTGAAGAGGTGTTTGTAAAAAACAGTATTAAGCCCTATTTTATTACCTATAGGGATACACTTTCTAACTTTTCTAAACCTGCGTATAATATTGTAGGTTATCTGGAAGGTAACGATCCTAAACTTAAAAATGAGGTTGTGGTAGTTGGTGCCCATTATGACCATGTGGGTATTGGTAAGGCAGTTGCCGGAGACAGCATCTATAATGGTGCCGATGATAATGCTTCAGGAACTACTGCTGTGACTGAATTTGTGAATTACTATGCTAAAGAGAAGACAAACAAGCGCAGTATATTGTTCTGTTTCTTCTCAGCAGAGGAAAAAGGCTTATTAGGGTCTAAACATCTTGCTGCAAAATTAAAGCAGGCTAATATGAATGTTTACCTGATGCTTAATTATGAAATGATAGGTGTGCCAATGCCTGCAGGAAAAGATATGGTAGCTTTTATGACAGGTTACGGAAAATCTAACCTTGCAGAAAAAATCAATGAATATAGTGGTAAGAAATTTATAGGTTACTATGATTTTGCCATAAAGTATCAGTTGTTCAGGGCTTCGGATAATTATCCTTTCTATACGGAGTTCAATATACCGGCCCACACATTCAGTACTACTGATATGGAGAGTTTCCATTATTACCATCAGCCAGGTGATGAGTTTGATGAGATGGATACTGCTCACATGGCAGATTTTATACAGCAGATGATCCCGATAACGGAAAAGCTTATTAATGCTGAAACCAAAGAAATTGTACTTAAAGACTAAATGAAAAATATAATAATTACGGGAACGAGCAGGGGTATAGGCTATGAGCTGGCACTGCAGTTTGCAAATGCGGGCCATCAGGTTCTTGCCATTTCCAGAAAGGTTCCTCAGGCTTTTATAGAAAACCAGAATATTTCCTGTTTGGCTGTAGATATTTCTGAAGAAGGTAATCTGCAAAAAGTGGATGATTTTATAGCTAACACCT
Proteins encoded:
- the porU gene encoding type IX secretion system sortase PorU, with the translated sequence MKNRILLIMLFFSLLSYAQQGTVNITWKDNAKFPLNEGNSVKIPQFDYSNMEYRDDSSELFFRQRFPVSGRVNPASFQVTNIVYESISADLLGELSVNKIPTSINQKLESAHARNKWYAEIRFSPIIKDGSGYKRVKSFSYSYYIGGGAFNFKDTQIITNSVLASGEWRRFYVQKSGVYRISKSFLQQIGVNVNVDPRKIKIYGNGGRMAPLNNSIAYPDDLAENAILFVGEEDGNFGDGDYILFYAEGVDNWNAESGTNKNLFADKAYYYVTSSGTDGKRINDVVQPTGPATVTVTSFDDYYFHEEDLVSVARLGRKWHGEQFNVNNSQDFEFFVPDIDLTSPVTINVSAAATSVTSTTMGVKANGQNVGTVTFSSSSGSNVAREGMNSNQGFIGTFTPAGGTITVNLTYNNNGVPGSNAWLDYIIIKPKRFLKGNGKQFRFQYDAAGGNTGVLEYQLTNASGINAVWDITDIYNARKVTNESNQGQFSFKAQAGEVRKYITVVPSDYYSPLRDSQTAVANQNIKGTIFNNSQGQFQDVDYLIVTPAYLNSEAERLANIHRTSSGLNVKVVNLENIYQEFSSGKQDIAAIRNLVRYIYFNASSDDKRIKYVCLFGDASFDYKNRIPNNTNIVPTFHAYGGSIANYNTATTFVSDEFFGLMDANEGPIVNNAESADVAIGRMLVTDATDAREMVDKVAAYLHEESYGRWRNEYILLADDPDAEVSNFVPEMEEVYDMVVANKPFINVRKIYSDAYVQESSSGGFRYPKAKQQIIRSINYGSLIVNYLGHGGEDGMAAERIFEKTDAQELNNENKYPLFITVTCELTRFDNPYRETCGEYLYWNPKGGAIGLITTTRSIFVSAAFGFNTALPEYLFAFDGGEYPSMAEAMRMAKVAQGNSNLRVVSFIGDPALVVAIPKPKIVLTEINDVPVSGAPEALKALSFVKLEGQVTDEAGNLLSNYSGELAATVFDKPIDMPLLENDGIANGDATDFKVLGEAIFRGNATVAGGKFEFNFVVPRDIRIPVGNGRVSFYSKRNNVLEDHTGFDSDIMIGGINENAEEDVTGPTVRLYMNDESFISGGITNDSPIFLAFLQDEHGINTASGIGHDIVAILDGDETKPFVLNDYYETDVDDYMKGSLKYPFSDLEPGLHTITFKAWDVYNNLVTAEIQFVVVGDEEMRLEKVLNYPNPFVSYTEFWFTHNRPFEPLDVQVQIFTVSGKVVKTINQSVTTEGFLCRDIKWDGRDDFGDRIGKGVYVYKLTVRSASTGKKAEKYEKLVLL
- the porV gene encoding type IX secretion system outer membrane channel protein PorV, translating into MKKIILFAIILLGVQMAKAQTQTQTERVITTGVPFLLIAADARAAGMADNGVATSTDVFSQQWNPAKYAFALKEYGGSVSYTPYLTDIANDISLAQLTFYDRINDRSAFGASLRYFGLGDIELRQNPDEEPVVRSPNELALDLSYSLKLSERFSMAVAGRFISSNLRIPETAGGGDASAATTFAFDVAGFYQSEEIPYSDFDGRWRLGFNFQNMGPKINYNNDDNEENANFLPANMRLGGGFDFIFDEYNKIGVNLELTKLMVPTPPAYVLEDFDGNGTVDASDRAVADTNYSQDLQDYRKIGWVSGMFKSFGDAPDGFSEELKEITYSVGAEYSYQDAFMFRLGYFNESEMKGARKFFSLGAGFRYTAVKVDVSYLFSASQVRNPLENTLRFSLSFNFGDDYDEY
- the pdhA gene encoding pyruvate dehydrogenase (acetyl-transferring) E1 component subunit alpha, yielding MKEITKEVYLKWYEDMQFWRKFEDKLAALYIQQKVRGFLHLYNGQEAVLAGALHAMDLSKDKMITAYRNHVQPIGMGVDPRKVMAELLGKGTGTSKGLGGSMHIFSKEHGFYGGHGIVGAQIPVGAGIAFADKYFETGGVTLTYFGDGAARQGSLHEAFNMAMLWKLPVVFIVENNGYAMGTSVERTANHTDIWKLGLGYEMPCGPVDGMNPVKVAEAMHEAMERARRGDGPTFLEMKTYRYRGHSMSDAQHYRTKEEVEEYKKIDPITQVLDIIKENNYATDAEIEAIDERVKDLVAECEKFAEESPYPDLSVMYDVVYEQENYPFLPHKLQ
- a CDS encoding pyruvate dehydrogenase complex dihydrolipoamide acetyltransferase; its protein translation is MAEIITMPRLSDTMTEGVVATWLKKVGDKIQEGDILAEIETDKATMEFESFYAGTLLHIGIQEGESAPVDSLLAIIGKEGEDISGLLSGNAAPAAKAEEKKEEAAPKAEEKKAPAAELPKDVKVVTMPRLSDTMTDGTVATWLKKVGDKVEEGDILAEIETDKATMEFESFNAGTLLYIGVQEGQSAPVDSILAIIGPAGTDVSGIAENFQAGGAAATETKEEAKPAESKAETAEAPKAEAVNNDGGRVFVSPLARKIAEEKGINLNQVKGTGENGRIVKKDVEGFTPGAAAQPTQAAPAPAAQAAPAAQPFIPAGEVSKEEVKNNQMRKTIARRLAESKFTAPEYSLTIELDMDNAIASRGVINAVPDTKVSFNDMVIKASAMAIRKHPQINTQWKDDVTVYNKHISIGVAVAVEDGLVVPVLPFTDLMSLSQIGNNVKDLAGKARNKKLTPAEMEGSTFTVSNLGMFGIQEFTSIINQPNSAILSVGAIVQKPVVKNGQIVVGNTMTVTLTCDHRTIDGATGAQFLQTLRQYIENPVTMLA
- a CDS encoding M28 family metallopeptidase, which produces MFVKNSIKPYFITYRDTLSNFSKPAYNIVGYLEGNDPKLKNEVVVVGAHYDHVGIGKAVAGDSIYNGADDNASGTTAVTEFVNYYAKEKTNKRSILFCFFSAEEKGLLGSKHLAAKLKQANMNVYLMLNYEMIGVPMPAGKDMVAFMTGYGKSNLAEKINEYSGKKFIGYYDFAIKYQLFRASDNYPFYTEFNIPAHTFSTTDMESFHYYHQPGDEFDEMDTAHMADFIQQMIPITEKLINAETKEIVLKD